From Laspinema palackyanum D2c, the proteins below share one genomic window:
- a CDS encoding PAS domain-containing sensor histidine kinase: MSASKTRNRALLKAIPDAIFWIHKDGTCLDYQPPKNFTLWAGCRNSGQKLQPEGIDNLSDRSYIGKKWWEIWPLEVVQQCREFLERAIATLSEQLFEVELSGKDCLCSLQFPPLNSINFPPYFPAIHEVQIVPSSDEEILVIVRDLTQIKQTEAQLRHELERKALQLHQAVLALEAEKAHRQQIEEILAFTQFSLNRAGDSVFWVNSNAQFFYVNEAACLSLGYSREELILMTIHDINLDLPQNVWSDYWDEIKQHGSFTIECYHQTKDGRRFPVESTVNYLEFNGKEYNCILARDITDRKKVEAQLLETKTAAEAANRAKSTFLANMSHELRTPLNAIIGYSELLQEDARDIGINDAEFLDDLRSINTAGKHLLALIGDILDYSKIESGKMQLFLESFDLDQAITQICHTAQPLIEKNSNQLVVQFSGEMGPMYADLTKMRQILFNLLSNAAKFTRKGKIEMAVTKQLRSAIPLPLNPEQESSLNDLFVGFKICDTGIGMSQDQLDNLFQAFMQADASTTREYGGTGLGLAISRLFSQMMGGDILVESKLGVGSTFTVYLPMEVKLPQPDENDWQEPSVSPGAIARKSLRGDEVLEQSKP, translated from the coding sequence GTGTCTGCCAGCAAAACCAGAAATCGTGCTTTATTAAAGGCAATTCCCGATGCCATCTTTTGGATCCATAAAGATGGCACTTGTCTTGATTATCAACCGCCGAAGAATTTTACCCTGTGGGCGGGTTGTAGAAATTCAGGGCAGAAGTTGCAGCCGGAAGGGATAGATAATCTGAGCGATCGCAGCTATATCGGTAAGAAGTGGTGGGAAATTTGGCCTTTAGAAGTGGTTCAGCAATGTCGAGAGTTTCTAGAACGGGCGATCGCCACTCTAAGCGAGCAACTCTTTGAAGTAGAATTAAGCGGAAAGGATTGTCTATGTTCTCTTCAATTTCCCCCTTTAAATTCGATAAACTTTCCTCCCTATTTTCCCGCAATTCATGAAGTTCAAATTGTCCCCAGCAGTGACGAAGAAATATTAGTCATAGTGCGAGATCTGACTCAAATTAAACAGACTGAAGCACAACTGCGCCATGAACTGGAACGGAAAGCCTTACAGTTACACCAGGCTGTCCTCGCCTTAGAGGCGGAAAAAGCTCATCGCCAACAAATTGAAGAAATCTTGGCTTTTACCCAGTTTTCTCTGAATCGGGCTGGAGATTCAGTGTTTTGGGTCAACTCCAATGCCCAGTTCTTTTATGTCAATGAAGCCGCTTGTCTGTCTTTAGGTTATTCCCGAGAAGAGTTGATTTTAATGACCATTCATGATATTAATTTGGACTTACCCCAAAATGTCTGGTCTGATTATTGGGATGAAATCAAACAGCATGGTTCGTTTACGATTGAATGCTATCACCAAACGAAAGATGGGCGAAGATTTCCCGTAGAAAGTACAGTCAATTATTTGGAATTTAATGGAAAAGAATATAACTGTATTTTGGCCCGGGATATTACCGATCGCAAGAAAGTCGAAGCGCAATTACTAGAAACAAAAACAGCAGCAGAAGCGGCTAATCGCGCCAAAAGCACCTTTTTGGCGAATATGAGCCACGAACTGAGAACCCCACTCAATGCCATTATTGGGTATAGTGAACTCCTCCAAGAAGATGCCCGAGATATCGGCATTAACGATGCAGAATTTCTGGATGACCTACGCTCCATTAATACGGCAGGGAAACATTTGCTGGCTCTAATTGGGGATATTTTGGATTACTCCAAGATTGAATCGGGGAAAATGCAACTGTTTTTAGAATCATTTGACTTAGACCAGGCCATTACCCAAATTTGCCACACCGCTCAACCCCTAATCGAGAAAAATTCTAACCAATTGGTGGTGCAGTTTAGTGGGGAAATGGGTCCGATGTATGCTGACCTGACTAAGATGCGACAAATTCTCTTCAATTTACTCAGTAATGCGGCTAAATTCACTCGGAAGGGAAAGATTGAGATGGCCGTAACGAAACAACTCCGGAGTGCGATTCCTCTTCCTCTCAACCCAGAGCAAGAATCAAGTCTAAATGATTTATTTGTCGGGTTTAAAATCTGCGATACAGGCATTGGCATGAGTCAAGACCAGTTAGATAATTTGTTTCAAGCCTTTATGCAGGCAGATGCGTCTACGACCCGAGAATATGGGGGGACGGGGTTGGGTTTGGCAATTAGTCGATTGTTTTCTCAGATGATGGGAGGAGATATTTTAGTGGAGAGTAAGTTGGGGGTGGGTTCAACTTTTACGGTTTATCTCCCGATGGAAGTCAAGTTGCCTCAACCGGATGAAAATGATTGGCAGGAACCCTCTGTTTCCCCAGGGGCGATCGCTCGAAAATCATTGAGGGGGGATGAAGTCTTAGAGCAATCCAAACCTTAA
- the corA gene encoding magnesium/cobalt transporter CorA — protein MTDKGWTMTNFLSQPEEENDKNEESYVDYCYDEPGSIPGTLIIEDDAATPTIVAIDYCEKKAIRLLMATPEECIPYLDSESVSWLDVQGLGSEDILKRLGKVFHLHPLLLEDIVNVPQRPKVEDYEGHLVIIARMVMLKEHRHDPAEESFISEQVSFVLGKDYLLTVQEEPEHDSFGPVRDRIRSNKGTIRKQKADYLAYALLDAIIDGFFPVLEAYGERIEDLEDEVVANPTPHTLQKIYKIKRELLTLRRAIWPQRNAINALIRDGSPLISDEVRIYLRDCYDHTIQVLDIVETYRELAGGLMEVYLSSISNRMNEVMKLLTVISSIFIPLTFIAGVYGMNFNPEASPLNMPELNWYWGYPAVWVVMIAIAVFMIFLFWRRGWFNNFSTPERPR, from the coding sequence ATGACAGATAAGGGATGGACAATGACTAATTTCCTCTCTCAACCGGAAGAGGAGAACGATAAAAACGAAGAATCATACGTCGATTACTGCTATGACGAACCCGGTAGTATCCCCGGAACTCTGATTATTGAGGACGATGCAGCAACCCCGACGATTGTGGCGATCGACTATTGCGAAAAAAAGGCGATTCGGCTACTCATGGCGACCCCGGAAGAATGTATCCCCTACTTAGACAGTGAGTCCGTTTCCTGGTTAGATGTTCAGGGGTTGGGGAGTGAAGATATTTTAAAGCGACTGGGTAAAGTCTTTCACTTGCATCCCCTGCTGTTAGAAGATATCGTCAATGTCCCCCAACGACCCAAAGTGGAAGACTACGAGGGTCATTTAGTGATTATTGCGCGGATGGTGATGCTCAAAGAACATCGCCATGATCCAGCGGAGGAAAGCTTTATCAGCGAACAAGTTAGTTTTGTGTTGGGTAAAGATTACCTGTTGACGGTGCAGGAGGAGCCAGAACATGACAGTTTTGGTCCTGTGCGCGATCGCATTCGCAGCAATAAAGGCACGATTCGCAAACAAAAGGCTGATTATCTCGCCTATGCTCTCCTCGATGCCATTATCGATGGATTTTTCCCGGTTCTGGAAGCGTATGGGGAACGCATCGAGGATTTGGAGGATGAGGTGGTGGCAAACCCTACACCCCACACCCTACAAAAAATTTATAAAATCAAACGGGAGTTACTCACCTTACGTCGGGCAATCTGGCCCCAGCGAAATGCCATCAATGCCCTGATTCGAGACGGCAGTCCCTTGATTTCTGATGAAGTTCGGATTTATTTACGCGACTGTTACGATCATACGATTCAGGTTTTAGATATTGTGGAAACCTATCGGGAACTCGCTGGTGGGCTGATGGAGGTTTACCTCTCTTCCATCAGTAACCGCATGAATGAAGTGATGAAACTGTTAACGGTGATTTCATCTATTTTTATTCCCCTGACCTTTATTGCCGGGGTTTATGGGATGAACTTCAATCCCGAAGCCTCACCGTTGAATATGCCAGAACTGAACTGGTATTGGGGCTATCCGGCAGTTTGGGTGGTGATGATTGCGATCGCCGTCTTCATGATTTTTCTCTTTTGGCGTCGCGGTTGGTTTAACAACTTTTCCACCCCCGAGCGTCCCAGATGA
- a CDS encoding TenA family protein: MTLSQELWKANQDLAQECLQHPFVQGIGKGSLPRYQFAHYVGQDAFFLESFARAYSIAAAKTPDWQAFEVFHALASGVLEELRLHQGYAKTWGIDFLAVKPTPATRRYTDFLLATAWSHDVGLTAVAMAPCMRLYAFLGQKLGKDGIPNHDYADWIRTYTGEEFEQLSGQLEHLLDRYAASTPLTHSTYRYAMLCERDFFQSAVELTA; the protein is encoded by the coding sequence ATGACCCTATCTCAGGAATTGTGGAAAGCGAATCAAGACTTAGCTCAAGAGTGTCTACAACATCCTTTTGTGCAAGGCATTGGCAAGGGTAGCTTACCGCGATATCAATTTGCTCATTATGTGGGACAGGATGCCTTTTTCCTGGAATCCTTCGCGCGCGCTTATAGCATTGCTGCCGCCAAAACTCCCGACTGGCAAGCTTTTGAAGTCTTCCATGCCCTAGCTAGTGGCGTTTTAGAAGAACTGCGCTTACATCAAGGCTATGCCAAAACTTGGGGAATTGATTTTTTAGCGGTGAAACCGACTCCGGCAACTCGTCGTTACACGGACTTTTTACTAGCAACCGCTTGGAGTCATGATGTCGGGTTAACGGCGGTGGCAATGGCTCCTTGTATGCGTCTTTACGCTTTTTTAGGGCAGAAATTGGGAAAAGATGGGATTCCCAATCACGACTATGCCGACTGGATTCGCACCTATACGGGAGAAGAATTTGAACAATTGTCGGGACAGTTAGAACATCTGCTCGATCGCTATGCTGCTTCAACTCCCCTAACCCATTCCACCTATCGTTATGCCATGTTATGCGAACGGGATTTCTTTCAATCTGCTGTGGAACTCACCGCCTAA
- a CDS encoding DUF6464 family protein, which translates to MLETLIIFLVGITPPLLSLFAMRKAEDRARIRLQAAREIPIMRIPSPPAIPADRHYVEGVGEVTGDITCLYNARSAYLRCALNPEGPCETCHQYEPRESF; encoded by the coding sequence ATGTTAGAGACACTTATCATTTTTTTGGTTGGGATAACACCTCCGTTACTCTCGCTGTTCGCGATGCGGAAAGCAGAAGATCGGGCGCGAATTCGCTTGCAAGCGGCCCGAGAGATTCCCATTATGAGAATACCCTCTCCCCCCGCGATTCCTGCCGATCGCCATTATGTCGAAGGGGTCGGGGAGGTGACTGGGGATATCACTTGTCTTTACAATGCGCGCTCGGCTTATCTGCGGTGCGCCCTCAATCCCGAAGGACCTTGTGAAACCTGTCATCAGTATGAACCCCGGGAGTCTTTTTAA
- the rnc gene encoding ribonuclease III, translating into MKLLYPQRQRELQKLLQKLGLPDGISIRWDLLELALTHPSVSGEANYEQLEFTGDAVVRLAAAELLMELYPQEKVGELATIRSVLVSDRTLAQIAEGYGLERYLLVSASAAGDITGKESRLADAFEAILAALYLSTHNLDLIRPWLDPEFKQRSEEIRKDPARHNYKDALQELTQVRYKILPEYRVFETHREHYHPDRFTAEVWLLGELKGKGTGRSKKAAEQAAAKVAFLTLRELDVAE; encoded by the coding sequence ATGAAGCTTCTTTATCCCCAGCGACAACGCGAGTTACAGAAACTGCTGCAAAAATTAGGACTTCCTGACGGAATTTCCATCCGTTGGGACTTGTTAGAGTTGGCCTTGACTCATCCGAGTGTTTCCGGAGAAGCGAACTATGAACAGTTAGAGTTTACCGGGGATGCGGTGGTTCGGTTAGCGGCAGCGGAATTACTGATGGAACTGTATCCCCAGGAAAAGGTGGGGGAGTTGGCAACCATTCGGTCAGTTTTGGTGAGCGATCGCACCTTAGCTCAGATCGCCGAAGGGTACGGACTGGAGCGCTACCTGCTCGTTTCTGCCAGTGCTGCTGGAGATATTACCGGCAAGGAATCTCGGTTAGCTGATGCCTTTGAAGCGATTTTAGCCGCATTGTATTTAAGTACCCATAATTTGGATTTAATTCGTCCTTGGTTAGACCCGGAATTCAAACAGCGATCGGAAGAGATTCGCAAAGATCCAGCCCGTCACAATTATAAAGATGCCCTGCAAGAATTGACCCAAGTTCGCTATAAAATTTTACCTGAATATCGCGTCTTTGAAACCCATCGCGAACATTACCATCCCGATCGCTTTACCGCTGAGGTGTGGCTACTAGGAGAACTCAAAGGCAAGGGCACCGGACGCAGTAAAAAAGCAGCGGAACAAGCAGCAGCCAAGGTGGCATTTTTGACTCTGCGAGAGTTGGATGTAGCTGAGTAA
- a CDS encoding Gfo/Idh/MocA family protein, with product MSNPVGIAILGAGRWGVHLIRNFLNHPEARVLAVVDPHVERLNSARSQFNLDETVILATDWQDIKQLPGLEAVAVATPAATHYALISDALEQNYHILAEKPLTLDPAESRELYERAKQRQLQMLVDHTYLFHPAVIAGTEVVQGGRLGELRYGYATRSHLGPVRPDVDALWDLAIHDIAIFNSWLGEYPIQVQGTGRVWLQPTPVEGGDSKLFPQGLADFVMATLTYPSGFQAFIHLCWLNPDKQRRLAVVGSQGTLIFDEMSGDAPLVIQQGCLEQEGKLWIPRNQNREVVRLEKAEPLGRVCDRFLELVRGNGQGVESGAIATELITILTGLSHSIQQGGVAVQI from the coding sequence ATGTCAAATCCAGTTGGGATTGCAATTCTTGGGGCGGGTCGTTGGGGCGTCCATTTGATCCGAAATTTTTTAAACCATCCCGAGGCGCGAGTGCTGGCGGTGGTGGACCCTCATGTAGAGCGATTGAACTCGGCGCGATCGCAATTTAATTTAGATGAGACTGTGATTTTGGCAACGGATTGGCAGGATATCAAACAGTTACCCGGACTCGAAGCAGTAGCCGTCGCTACTCCGGCTGCCACTCATTATGCCTTAATCTCTGATGCCCTAGAGCAGAACTATCACATCTTAGCGGAAAAACCCCTAACTCTTGACCCAGCAGAGTCTCGGGAATTATATGAACGGGCAAAACAACGCCAGCTTCAGATGCTGGTGGATCATACCTATTTGTTTCATCCCGCAGTGATTGCCGGAACTGAAGTGGTGCAAGGGGGACGACTCGGGGAATTGCGCTACGGATATGCGACACGCTCTCATTTGGGTCCAGTCCGCCCCGATGTGGATGCCCTGTGGGATTTGGCAATTCATGATATTGCTATTTTTAATAGTTGGTTGGGAGAATATCCGATTCAAGTCCAAGGGACTGGGCGAGTGTGGTTGCAACCGACTCCGGTGGAGGGAGGGGACTCGAAGCTGTTTCCCCAGGGGTTAGCGGATTTCGTGATGGCAACCCTGACTTATCCGAGTGGATTTCAGGCGTTTATTCATTTGTGCTGGTTGAATCCCGATAAACAGAGACGCTTGGCAGTGGTGGGGAGTCAAGGAACCTTGATTTTTGATGAAATGTCTGGGGATGCGCCGTTGGTGATTCAACAGGGTTGTTTAGAACAAGAGGGTAAGCTTTGGATTCCCAGGAATCAAAACCGGGAAGTGGTCAGGTTAGAAAAGGCTGAACCTCTAGGGCGGGTTTGCGATCGCTTTTTGGAGTTGGTGCGCGGTAATGGACAAGGGGTGGAATCTGGGGCGATCGCCACGGAATTAATCACGATTCTCACGGGTTTAAGTCACTCGATCCAACAAGGGGGAGTAGCTGTTCAGATTTAG
- a CDS encoding sensor histidine kinase, with protein sequence MVKSGQSSFRRILLSRILLLSVPVLLLGEYVTYRKARSSLLETARQNLTESAVRKGDSIHASLESLQANLLTASESVMLHSGSVEASQTYIEQLAQRLPTKVQCVQLTDVQTTAIIASTCGNQPLSSEILQIWQQQGSFAPGTGSGVHIKTVLSPTPSGGSAPPVSQNDPSYFDQLKLVLSAPVYLDQSNPLAVNNSGMPDYALTIRSTLGQRASDRRIEPGSLTGYTVVIDQDGTILEHGNDLSRVGRNIQDEVEATRLQSIVRNALQNRQDFLHLFNFDQEGIELLSGYTAIPSPLSTGEERKWVILAVTPLDNALAGLKDIQQVLVTLILGLLAANFLATLYLTRDLALPIEKLQDYAMNIQCRATTERVPHNLSIREFNRLAEALDSMVERLKAWAEELETAWKEAKTANQLKNEFLATISHELRTPLNAILGCIRLVRDDCCDNRDEEIEFLQRADDAAIHLLNIINDILDISKIEAGTLSVVMERVDAKRLIKEAIDLQQSAIQQKGLQLEFQEDSQSITLEADPAKLKQALLNLLGNAIKFTDTGRITISTRIEGLSEGQSFNNSDSRNGSIQPHLVISVQDTGIGIARDQQQKLFQPFVMVDGSRTRPKGGTGLGLAISRNLIELMGGMIRLDSKGIGQGTTVEVVLPILNSSPSIPVALESKTPKEQNR encoded by the coding sequence ATGGTTAAGTCAGGTCAATCCTCCTTTCGCCGTATCCTGCTGTCGCGGATTTTACTCCTAAGCGTCCCTGTTTTGCTGTTAGGGGAGTATGTGACCTATCGCAAGGCACGCTCTAGTCTGCTCGAAACCGCTCGCCAAAACTTGACTGAAAGCGCCGTTCGCAAAGGAGATAGCATTCATGCCTCCCTCGAATCCCTCCAGGCAAACCTCCTCACCGCCAGCGAATCGGTCATGCTGCACTCAGGTTCGGTGGAAGCTTCCCAAACTTATATCGAGCAACTCGCCCAACGATTACCCACCAAGGTCCAATGCGTTCAACTGACCGATGTGCAAACCACAGCAATCATCGCCAGTACCTGTGGGAATCAACCCCTGAGTTCTGAAATTTTGCAAATATGGCAACAGCAAGGCAGTTTTGCTCCGGGGACGGGTTCCGGCGTTCATATCAAAACGGTTCTCTCGCCAACCCCATCCGGTGGGTCGGCCCCACCCGTTTCCCAAAATGACCCCAGCTATTTCGACCAACTCAAATTGGTTCTGAGCGCCCCAGTGTATTTGGATCAGAGCAATCCATTGGCAGTAAACAATTCCGGGATGCCAGACTATGCCTTAACCATTCGCTCTACTTTAGGGCAACGGGCGAGCGATCGCCGCATTGAACCCGGTTCCCTCACGGGCTACACGGTCGTCATTGACCAAGATGGCACCATTCTTGAACATGGAAACGACCTCAGTCGCGTTGGACGCAACATTCAGGATGAAGTAGAGGCCACACGTCTCCAAAGTATTGTTAGAAATGCCCTCCAAAACCGTCAGGACTTTCTCCATCTCTTTAATTTCGATCAAGAGGGAATAGAATTACTCTCGGGATATACCGCCATTCCCAGTCCCCTCTCCACGGGAGAAGAACGCAAGTGGGTAATCCTCGCGGTTACCCCCCTGGACAATGCTCTGGCGGGATTAAAAGATATTCAACAGGTTCTAGTCACCCTCATCCTAGGTTTATTAGCGGCCAACTTCCTGGCCACCCTCTACTTAACCCGCGATTTGGCCCTACCCATTGAGAAATTACAAGACTATGCGATGAACATTCAGTGCCGTGCGACTACGGAACGAGTTCCGCATAACTTGAGCATTCGCGAGTTTAACCGATTGGCGGAAGCCCTCGACAGTATGGTAGAACGCTTGAAAGCTTGGGCAGAGGAGTTAGAAACCGCCTGGAAAGAAGCTAAAACGGCTAACCAACTGAAAAATGAGTTTTTGGCGACTATTTCTCATGAGTTGAGAACCCCTCTCAATGCAATTCTCGGCTGCATTCGCTTAGTTCGAGATGATTGCTGTGATAACCGGGATGAAGAAATTGAGTTTCTTCAACGGGCTGATGATGCGGCTATTCATTTACTGAATATTATTAATGATATTCTCGATATTTCTAAAATTGAAGCCGGTACGCTCTCGGTGGTTATGGAGCGAGTTGATGCCAAACGATTGATTAAGGAGGCGATCGACTTGCAGCAATCTGCAATTCAGCAGAAGGGTTTGCAGTTAGAATTCCAGGAAGATTCTCAATCCATTACCCTCGAAGCCGATCCCGCTAAACTCAAACAAGCACTTCTCAATTTGCTCGGGAATGCGATTAAGTTTACGGACACCGGACGGATCACTATCTCTACTCGCATCGAAGGGTTAAGCGAGGGTCAGTCCTTTAATAACTCCGATAGCCGCAATGGTTCCATCCAGCCTCATTTGGTGATTTCTGTCCAAGATACGGGGATTGGCATTGCAAGAGATCAACAGCAGAAACTCTTTCAACCCTTTGTCATGGTCGATGGCTCAAGAACTCGCCCCAAAGGAGGTACAGGTTTAGGCTTGGCCATCTCCCGCAATTTAATTGAACTGATGGGTGGGATGATTCGCTTAGACAGTAAAGGTATTGGTCAGGGAACAACGGTTGAGGTGGTTTTGCCCATCCTCAATTCCAGTCCCTCCATTCCCGTAGCCTTGGAGTCAAAAACCCCCAAAGAACAAAATCGCTAA
- a CDS encoding IctB family putative bicarbonate transporter, whose protein sequence is MRNLFPPIFSLGANLSLYQWSSASYLHQAIGILAPLRSGSFLIQWADPIAALLVGLLFLLGPFVSTALIGVLLVACGAYWVLVTLADDDNSGFTPIHLLILLYWGINTVATAMSPVKKAAFVGWTKLTLFLLLFALMTRVLRSPKLRSFVIALYLHAATFVSIYGIRQWRFGADALATWTDPNSPMAKVTRVYSYLGNPNLLAAYLLPAVFLGIAAIFAWRGWVPKALAVTMTLVNTLCLVLTYSRGGWIGLVVGGFTLILLLVYWWSVKLPEASRKWAMPVVVGTTVGVILLALLFVEPVRDRAASMLVGRQDSSNNFRMNVWDAVFEMIRDRPVIGIGPGNNAFNQIYPLYMRPRYTALSAYSVPLEIAVETGFIGLATFLGLILLLLRQGVVQIQGLRDKGSRQGYWLMAAIAIILGMMAHGAFDTVWYRPQVNMLWWLAVALVASYYTVPYPKSSSIEDH, encoded by the coding sequence ATGAGAAATCTGTTTCCACCGATCTTCAGTTTGGGAGCGAATTTATCCCTGTATCAATGGAGTAGCGCCAGTTACTTGCACCAGGCGATCGGCATTCTCGCCCCTCTGCGTTCAGGCAGTTTTTTAATTCAGTGGGCTGACCCGATCGCCGCCTTGTTAGTGGGATTACTCTTTCTCCTGGGGCCTTTTGTGTCCACTGCCCTGATCGGCGTCTTATTGGTCGCTTGCGGGGCCTACTGGGTCTTGGTCACCTTAGCTGATGATGACAACAGTGGGTTTACCCCCATTCACTTGCTGATTCTGCTGTATTGGGGCATCAACACGGTCGCTACCGCCATGTCTCCGGTGAAAAAGGCCGCCTTTGTCGGCTGGACCAAACTCACCCTGTTTTTACTCCTGTTTGCCCTGATGACGCGGGTCTTGCGATCGCCCAAGTTGCGCTCCTTTGTGATTGCCCTATACCTGCACGCTGCCACCTTTGTCAGTATCTACGGCATCCGACAATGGCGATTTGGGGCCGATGCCCTAGCAACTTGGACCGATCCCAACTCTCCAATGGCGAAAGTAACCCGGGTTTATAGTTACCTGGGCAATCCGAACCTCCTGGCTGCCTATCTCTTGCCTGCGGTATTCCTGGGGATTGCGGCAATTTTTGCTTGGCGCGGGTGGGTCCCTAAAGCCCTCGCCGTGACCATGACCCTAGTCAACACCTTATGTCTGGTCCTCACCTATAGTCGAGGCGGATGGATTGGCTTAGTGGTGGGCGGATTTACTCTGATTCTGCTGTTGGTCTATTGGTGGAGTGTGAAACTACCGGAAGCTTCAAGAAAATGGGCGATGCCCGTTGTCGTAGGGACAACAGTCGGGGTAATCCTCCTGGCCCTGCTATTTGTGGAACCCGTGCGCGATCGGGCCGCCAGTATGTTAGTGGGACGGCAAGATAGTAGCAATAACTTCCGCATGAATGTCTGGGATGCGGTGTTTGAAATGATTCGCGATCGCCCGGTGATTGGGATTGGACCGGGCAACAATGCCTTTAACCAAATCTATCCCCTCTATATGCGACCCAGATATACTGCATTGAGCGCCTATTCCGTGCCGTTAGAAATCGCGGTAGAAACGGGATTTATTGGATTGGCTACCTTTTTAGGACTGATTCTCCTCCTTTTGCGCCAAGGGGTCGTCCAGATCCAGGGGTTGCGAGACAAAGGCAGCCGTCAAGGGTATTGGCTAATGGCGGCGATCGCAATTATCCTAGGGATGATGGCCCACGGAGCCTTTGATACAGTCTGGTATAGACCCCAAGTCAATATGCTCTGGTGGCTGGCGGTGGCCTTGGTTGCCAGCTATTACACCGTTCCCTATCCCAAGTCAAGCTCGATTGAAGACCATTGA
- a CDS encoding GUN4 N-terminal ARM-like repeat domain-containing protein: MSEPTTSSLSETSTNLADLESQLKTASEKNQIQLIEQIAATGEAGLIILKQFLQERQKGPVNFINGKIYQLLLKSDSPEMADFLGTAYPNGVVSLQSLRGIDYSEVQELLAKQDYQAADRVSMQKLCELAGPQAMERKWLYFTEIDKFPIEDLQTLDRLWQVYSEGKFGLSVQREIWLGVGKNWEKLWPKIGWKSGNTWTRYPGEFTWNLTAPRGHLPLSNQLRGVRVIEKLLTHPAWS; the protein is encoded by the coding sequence ATGAGTGAACCAACAACGTCATCCCTATCGGAAACTTCCACCAATCTAGCTGACCTTGAATCCCAATTAAAAACCGCCTCTGAGAAAAATCAGATTCAACTGATAGAACAAATTGCCGCAACTGGGGAAGCGGGCTTAATTATATTAAAGCAATTTTTGCAAGAGCGTCAGAAGGGTCCGGTCAATTTCATCAATGGAAAAATCTATCAATTATTGCTGAAAAGTGATTCTCCAGAAATGGCGGATTTTTTAGGAACTGCCTATCCGAATGGGGTGGTTTCCCTGCAATCATTGCGCGGCATTGATTATTCCGAAGTGCAAGAACTGCTGGCAAAACAGGATTATCAAGCAGCAGACCGCGTGAGTATGCAAAAACTCTGCGAACTGGCCGGACCTCAAGCAATGGAAAGAAAATGGCTGTATTTCACGGAGATTGATAAATTTCCCATTGAGGACCTTCAAACTCTAGATCGGCTTTGGCAGGTTTATTCCGAGGGAAAATTTGGCCTATCCGTGCAGCGGGAAATTTGGCTGGGAGTTGGGAAAAATTGGGAGAAACTCTGGCCGAAAATTGGCTGGAAGAGTGGCAATACCTGGACGAGATATCCAGGGGAATTCACCTGGAATTTAACGGCTCCCCGAGGTCATTTACCCCTATCTAATCAATTGCGTGGGGTTCGGGTCATCGAAAAGTTGCTCACTCATCCAGCCTGGAGTTAG
- a CDS encoding adenylyltransferase/cytidyltransferase family protein: MIPGLYTISTLVEAIAAHPEQWRPLVFTNGCFDLLHVGHVRYLQTAKSLGRTLVVGLNSDRSVQTIKPPQPGMPPRPIIPEIQRAEVLCALKPVDGVIIFNEPTAIPLLEALQPDIYVKGGDWTVESLPEAPTVQGYGGHIELCKIEVPTSTTGIILSILKP, from the coding sequence ATGATTCCTGGTCTTTACACGATTTCTACCCTGGTGGAGGCGATCGCCGCTCACCCTGAACAGTGGCGGCCCTTGGTCTTTACCAATGGCTGTTTCGATCTGCTTCATGTGGGTCATGTTCGTTACCTCCAAACCGCCAAATCCTTGGGGCGGACTCTGGTAGTCGGTCTAAATAGCGATCGCTCGGTCCAAACCATCAAACCCCCCCAACCGGGGATGCCCCCCCGACCGATTATCCCGGAAATCCAACGGGCGGAAGTGCTTTGCGCCTTAAAACCCGTAGATGGGGTAATTATTTTTAACGAACCCACCGCCATTCCTCTCCTGGAGGCCCTCCAACCTGATATTTACGTTAAAGGTGGAGACTGGACTGTAGAGAGTCTACCGGAAGCCCCAACGGTACAAGGCTATGGGGGCCACATTGAACTTTGTAAAATTGAAGTTCCGACCTCCACTACTGGTATAATTCTTTCTATTCTCAAGCCCTAA